From Myxococcales bacterium, the proteins below share one genomic window:
- a CDS encoding FliI/YscN family ATPase: protein MDLEALKAKLSATRAVDVRGKVLSVTGLAVRFALPGARVGDVVTIRRRGEPLACEVVGFSQGEAVGMPLGALEGVGPDDAVEPLASGFFVPVSDALLGRVLDGLGRPIDAGPSLEGGRPVPTTRAAPRALERRPIRDVLPTGVRVVDALLTLGEGQRIGVFAGSGVGKTSLLSAMARGTRADVVVVALVGERGREVLELLETLGDEARKKTIVVAATSDVPALERLRAAEVATAYAEHFRDEGKRVLLVVDSVTRYARAAREVGLAAGEPPARRGYPPSVFALLPKLLERAGQGSTGSITGVYTVLVEGGDMEEPVADEVRGILDGHIVLDRRIAERGRFPAVDVPASLSRLHGQLVSKEHKRLATRLRTLVAVYESKRELVTLGAYTRGADKTLDDALSRLSAIERLLAQAPHETTSFEDTLERLEDVVG from the coding sequence ATGGACCTCGAAGCTCTCAAGGCCAAGCTCTCGGCGACGCGAGCGGTCGACGTGCGCGGGAAGGTCCTCTCGGTGACGGGCCTCGCCGTGCGGTTCGCGCTTCCAGGGGCTCGAGTCGGTGACGTCGTGACGATCCGTCGGCGCGGTGAGCCGCTCGCGTGCGAGGTCGTGGGGTTCTCGCAGGGCGAGGCGGTGGGCATGCCGCTCGGTGCGCTCGAGGGGGTCGGCCCCGACGACGCGGTCGAGCCCCTCGCGTCGGGCTTCTTCGTGCCGGTTTCCGACGCGCTCTTGGGGCGTGTCCTCGACGGGCTCGGGCGCCCGATCGACGCTGGCCCGAGCCTCGAAGGGGGCCGCCCGGTGCCGACCACGCGGGCCGCGCCTCGTGCCCTCGAGCGCCGGCCCATTCGCGACGTGCTCCCGACCGGCGTGCGCGTCGTCGACGCGCTCCTCACGCTCGGCGAGGGCCAACGCATCGGGGTCTTCGCGGGGTCGGGCGTCGGAAAAACGTCCCTCCTGTCGGCCATGGCGCGGGGAACGCGGGCCGACGTGGTCGTCGTCGCGCTCGTCGGCGAGCGTGGGCGCGAGGTGCTCGAGCTCCTCGAGACGCTGGGAGACGAGGCTCGCAAGAAGACCATCGTCGTCGCCGCCACGAGCGACGTGCCGGCCCTCGAGCGCCTCCGTGCGGCCGAGGTCGCCACCGCGTACGCCGAGCATTTCCGCGACGAGGGCAAGCGCGTCTTGCTCGTGGTCGACTCGGTCACGCGGTACGCACGCGCCGCGCGCGAGGTCGGTCTCGCGGCCGGCGAGCCCCCGGCACGACGTGGTTATCCGCCGAGCGTGTTCGCACTTCTCCCGAAGCTCCTCGAGCGCGCGGGGCAGGGCTCCACGGGCAGCATCACCGGCGTCTACACCGTGCTCGTCGAGGGCGGCGACATGGAGGAGCCCGTCGCCGACGAGGTCCGTGGCATCCTCGACGGCCACATCGTGCTCGACCGACGGATCGCCGAGCGCGGCCGCTTCCCCGCGGTCGACGTGCCCGCGTCGCTCTCGCGGCTCCACGGCCAGCTCGTCTCGAAGGAGCACAAGCGCCTCGCCACCCGGCTCCGCACCCTCGTCGCCGTGTACGAGTCGAAGCGCGAGCTCGTGACGCTCGGAGCGTACACGCGCGGCGCCGACAAGACCCTCGACGACGCGCTCTCTCGTCTCTCCGCGATCGAGCGCCTCCTCGCGCAGGCGCCTCACGAGACGACCTCGTTCGAGGACACCCTCGAGCGCCTCGAGGACGTCGTCGGCTGA
- the dnaJ gene encoding molecular chaperone DnaJ, translating to MSEKRDYYEVLGCAKGASADELRKAYRKEAMKHHPDRNPGNPEAEARFKEVNEAYQVLSDDQKRQAYDQFGHAGLEGGGYDPGMSDMFSHMQDLFSEMFSGGGFGFGGGRGRSRGPARGDDLRVQQRITLSEAVHGCKRDVQLRTPASCGDCGGSGARAGTKPDVCGHCRGTGQVSNARGFVMFTAPCPRCNGAGQQIRNPCGSCRGRGVVERARKVCVQFPAGIDAGQRLRVPGQGMPGPPNGQAGDLYVEVDVEEDPRFERDGADLVTKVHVGLTQAALGATVEVENVAEPGAEVSPKVPLEVPPGTQPGSVITLKGHGIPRLDGRGRGSLVVVVQVDVPTALSPRAKELLEQLGAELSAAPAAP from the coding sequence ATGTCCGAGAAGCGTGACTACTACGAAGTGCTCGGCTGCGCGAAAGGCGCCAGCGCCGACGAGCTGCGCAAGGCCTACCGAAAAGAGGCCATGAAGCACCACCCCGACCGGAACCCGGGAAACCCCGAGGCCGAGGCTCGCTTCAAAGAAGTGAACGAGGCCTACCAGGTCCTCTCGGACGACCAAAAGCGTCAGGCCTACGACCAGTTCGGCCACGCGGGGCTCGAGGGCGGCGGGTACGACCCGGGCATGAGCGACATGTTCTCGCACATGCAGGATCTCTTCAGCGAGATGTTCTCCGGGGGAGGGTTCGGGTTCGGCGGCGGGCGAGGTCGCTCGCGGGGGCCGGCGCGCGGAGACGACCTTCGCGTCCAGCAGCGCATCACGCTCTCCGAGGCCGTCCACGGCTGCAAACGCGACGTCCAGCTCCGCACCCCGGCCTCCTGCGGAGACTGCGGCGGGAGCGGCGCCCGCGCGGGCACCAAACCCGACGTGTGCGGGCACTGCCGCGGCACGGGTCAGGTCTCGAACGCCCGCGGCTTCGTCATGTTCACGGCCCCGTGTCCGCGCTGCAACGGCGCGGGCCAACAGATCCGGAACCCGTGCGGGAGCTGCCGAGGCCGTGGGGTCGTCGAGCGCGCGCGAAAGGTGTGTGTGCAGTTCCCGGCAGGGATCGACGCGGGCCAACGGCTCCGTGTCCCCGGGCAGGGCATGCCTGGCCCTCCGAACGGCCAAGCGGGCGATCTCTACGTCGAGGTCGACGTCGAAGAAGATCCGAGGTTCGAGCGCGACGGCGCCGATCTCGTGACGAAGGTGCACGTGGGCCTCACCCAGGCAGCGCTCGGCGCGACGGTCGAGGTCGAGAACGTGGCCGAGCCGGGGGCCGAGGTGTCGCCGAAGGTCCCCCTCGAGGTGCCTCCGGGGACGCAGCCGGGCTCGGTTATCACCTTGAAAGGACACGGGATTCCTCGGCTCGACGGGCGCGGGCGCGGGTCGCTCGTGGTGGTCGTCCAGGTCGACGTTCCCACGGCCCTCTCCCCGCGCGCGAAGGAGCTGCTCGAGCAACTCGGCGCCGAGCTCTCGGCCGCGCCCGCGGCGCCCTGA
- a CDS encoding UvrD-helicase domain-containing protein — protein sequence MSGPKLNPAQARAVEHMNGPILVLAGAGSGKTRVITQRMARMLERGVPSSAIVALTFTNKAATEMAERVEHVVKERGNAGAAKGLMVSTFHSFGLSVLSRERKSIGGTFTIFDQGDCVSAVKDILARTARGKAYDASAILARISNAKNAFIGPEELGEREGDEYDEITRVVYPRYQSLLRSMKAFDFDDLVCEVARMLRDKPEMLERYRAQYRYLLVDEYQDTNSAQFALLRLLAGEHKNICVVGDDDQSIYAWRGADARNILEFEEQFPGAVVVKLEQNYRSRAPVLAVANAVIAKRVDAKHRKVLFTEKEGGPKVGLGTALSPEAEAAWVGKEIARLFRDEGVRPRDMAVLYRSNGQAKLIEETLRERGVPYRMVGGQQFFERKEVKDLLAYLKVTLNRSDEISLRRILNYPPRGIGDTSVERLGTHALAKGWTLWQTIERVDSLDDIPTAARAGCKSLERAIGDLRKRLVIDRAPASVAGRELCEKVGIYADLNESSGSPQIAARRKGNLEALLNTLSKRETRVREKGNDETAERELMGFLQALTLNLSEEQEDTTDRVTLSTLHGSKGLEFDYVFLLGVEEGFLPHNRTLDTKATDAMSQDIEEERRLFYVGITRAREKLVMSKCKNRMMRGKPGPRPPSRFLADIPEELLEIFDIKGDPALETAKMGEQAENLLAMLEGLG from the coding sequence ATGAGCGGTCCCAAGCTGAACCCCGCGCAGGCTCGGGCGGTCGAGCACATGAACGGCCCCATTCTCGTGCTCGCGGGGGCCGGCTCGGGAAAGACGCGCGTCATCACGCAGCGCATGGCGCGCATGCTCGAGCGCGGGGTGCCTTCGTCGGCGATCGTGGCGCTTACCTTCACGAACAAGGCCGCCACCGAGATGGCCGAGCGCGTGGAGCACGTGGTCAAGGAGCGGGGCAACGCCGGAGCCGCCAAGGGCCTCATGGTGTCGACCTTCCACTCGTTCGGGCTCTCGGTGCTCTCGCGCGAGCGGAAGAGCATCGGCGGCACGTTCACGATCTTCGACCAGGGCGACTGCGTCTCGGCCGTGAAGGATATCTTGGCCCGCACGGCCCGCGGAAAGGCGTACGACGCGTCGGCCATTTTGGCGCGTATCTCGAACGCGAAGAACGCGTTCATCGGCCCCGAGGAGCTCGGCGAGCGCGAGGGCGACGAGTACGACGAGATTACGAGGGTCGTCTACCCGCGCTACCAGTCGCTCCTCCGCAGCATGAAGGCGTTCGACTTCGACGACCTCGTCTGCGAAGTGGCCCGCATGCTGCGCGACAAGCCCGAGATGCTCGAGCGCTACCGCGCGCAGTACCGCTACCTCCTGGTCGACGAGTACCAGGACACGAACAGCGCCCAGTTCGCGCTCTTGCGGCTCCTCGCGGGCGAGCACAAGAACATCTGCGTCGTCGGCGACGACGATCAGTCGATCTACGCGTGGCGCGGCGCCGACGCGCGCAACATCCTCGAGTTCGAGGAGCAGTTCCCCGGCGCGGTCGTCGTCAAGCTCGAGCAAAACTACCGCTCGCGCGCGCCCGTGCTCGCCGTGGCCAACGCCGTCATCGCGAAGCGCGTCGACGCGAAGCACCGCAAGGTGCTGTTCACCGAGAAAGAGGGCGGCCCGAAGGTGGGGCTCGGCACCGCCCTTTCGCCCGAGGCCGAGGCCGCGTGGGTCGGCAAGGAGATCGCCCGCCTCTTCCGCGACGAGGGCGTCCGACCGCGAGACATGGCGGTGCTCTACCGGTCGAACGGCCAGGCCAAGCTCATCGAAGAGACGCTGCGCGAGCGCGGCGTGCCTTACCGGATGGTTGGCGGCCAGCAGTTCTTCGAGCGCAAAGAGGTCAAAGATCTGCTCGCGTACCTGAAGGTGACGCTGAACCGCTCCGACGAGATCAGCCTCCGGCGCATCTTGAACTACCCGCCGCGCGGTATCGGCGACACCAGCGTCGAGCGCCTCGGCACACACGCCCTCGCGAAGGGCTGGACCTTGTGGCAAACGATCGAGCGCGTGGACTCGCTCGACGACATCCCCACGGCCGCGCGCGCGGGGTGCAAGTCGCTCGAGCGCGCCATCGGCGATCTGCGCAAACGCCTCGTCATCGACCGCGCTCCCGCGAGCGTCGCCGGGCGTGAGCTCTGCGAAAAAGTAGGCATTTACGCGGACTTGAACGAGAGCTCCGGGTCGCCCCAGATCGCCGCGCGGAGGAAGGGCAACCTCGAGGCGCTCCTCAACACGCTCTCGAAGCGCGAGACCCGCGTGCGCGAGAAGGGCAACGACGAGACGGCCGAGCGCGAGCTCATGGGGTTCCTGCAGGCGCTCACCCTGAACCTCTCCGAGGAGCAAGAGGACACGACCGACAGGGTCACGCTGTCGACGCTGCACGGCTCGAAGGGCCTCGAGTTCGACTACGTGTTCTTGCTTGGCGTCGAAGAGGGCTTCTTGCCGCACAACCGCACCCTCGACACCAAGGCGACCGACGCGATGTCGCAGGACATCGAAGAGGAGCGCCGCCTCTTCTACGTGGGCATCACGCGTGCGCGCGAGAAGCTCGTCATGTCGAAGTGCAAAAACCGGATGATGCGCGGGAAACCCGGGCCGAGGCCGCCGAGCCGCTTCCTCGCCGACATCCCCGAGGAGCTGCTCGAGATCTTCGACATCAAGGGAGACCCGGCGCTCGAGACCGCCAAGATGGGCGAGCAGGCCGAGAACCTACTCGCGATGCTCGAGGGGCTCGGCTGA
- a CDS encoding DUF885 domain-containing protein has protein sequence MARLPCRLGVLALALVACAEPPPVAPKSSKPLDVSQIPSAPAPSSVADAAAPPRADLADDKVAPLVDAYLALLERISPEAATPLGLHGHDAEIDTRDRARFEAELAEERALLAKVDAAFPEGVSLSPAARTDVALLRGVLRTDLLRAERDPLATSPQLYTSTMGAIFSMTARPYAPAPERAKLVLARMEKIPAEVARARTNLVPARVPRVWAEVGAERATSAKAFFSGQKAFLTTALPSEAARIQKTTADVVAAYDGYATFLKKTVIPAAKGDFAAGKPHFSALLREGYFVSESPEALEAMGQKVFADTVAEMDRVAKTIDPKAKGFPEVVAKVKGNHPKRDDLLAEYRREVARARAFLVKHDVVPFPEGDDLAVVDTPEFMRSTVTAAYDQPPPFDPVTRGFFFVTPVDPKLSAKKQEEMLRENDHGDIVDTAVHEAYPGHHLQLSFAAKNPSKIRKAYDAAIFSEGWALYSEELMAELGYYTPEERLMQLEWTLVRAARIVLDVGLHTKGMSFDEAVRFLTDKVHLEHELAVSEVKRYTMTPTQPLAYLTGRQAIFGLRERYKSREKEKFSLKRFHAELLTRGTIPPGLLARELFAE, from the coding sequence ATGGCTCGATTGCCGTGTCGTCTCGGGGTCCTCGCGCTCGCCCTCGTCGCCTGCGCGGAGCCTCCGCCCGTGGCCCCCAAGTCCTCGAAACCACTCGATGTTTCGCAGATCCCGTCGGCCCCCGCGCCCTCCTCCGTGGCCGATGCCGCGGCCCCCCCTCGCGCCGACCTCGCCGACGACAAGGTCGCGCCGCTGGTCGACGCCTACCTTGCGCTGCTCGAGCGCATCTCGCCCGAAGCGGCCACGCCCCTCGGCCTCCACGGCCACGACGCGGAGATCGACACCCGCGATCGCGCAAGGTTCGAGGCCGAGCTCGCCGAGGAGCGCGCCTTGCTCGCCAAGGTCGACGCCGCGTTTCCGGAAGGCGTTTCGCTGTCTCCCGCCGCTCGCACCGACGTCGCGCTCCTCCGCGGGGTGCTCCGCACCGATCTTCTCCGGGCCGAGCGTGATCCGCTCGCGACCTCTCCGCAGCTCTACACGTCCACCATGGGCGCCATCTTCTCGATGACCGCGCGGCCCTACGCGCCTGCGCCCGAGCGCGCCAAGCTCGTGCTCGCCCGCATGGAGAAGATCCCGGCCGAGGTCGCGCGCGCCCGAACGAACCTCGTGCCCGCGCGTGTGCCCCGTGTGTGGGCCGAGGTCGGGGCGGAGCGCGCGACGAGCGCCAAGGCCTTTTTCTCGGGCCAAAAGGCCTTCTTGACCACGGCGCTCCCCTCCGAAGCGGCGCGCATCCAGAAGACCACGGCCGACGTCGTCGCGGCCTACGACGGGTACGCGACCTTCCTGAAGAAGACGGTGATCCCCGCGGCCAAGGGCGATTTCGCCGCCGGAAAGCCGCACTTTTCGGCGCTCCTCCGCGAGGGGTACTTCGTCTCCGAGAGCCCGGAGGCCCTCGAGGCCATGGGGCAGAAGGTCTTCGCCGACACCGTCGCCGAGATGGATCGCGTCGCCAAGACGATCGACCCGAAGGCGAAAGGGTTCCCCGAGGTCGTCGCCAAGGTGAAGGGGAACCACCCGAAACGAGACGACCTCCTCGCCGAGTACCGCCGTGAGGTCGCGCGCGCCCGGGCCTTCCTCGTGAAGCACGACGTCGTGCCGTTCCCCGAGGGCGACGATCTCGCCGTCGTCGACACGCCCGAGTTCATGCGCAGTACGGTCACCGCGGCCTACGATCAGCCTCCGCCGTTCGACCCGGTGACGCGCGGGTTCTTCTTCGTGACGCCCGTCGATCCGAAGCTCTCGGCGAAGAAACAAGAAGAGATGCTGCGCGAGAACGACCACGGCGACATCGTCGACACCGCCGTGCACGAGGCCTACCCGGGCCACCACCTCCAGCTCTCGTTCGCGGCCAAGAACCCCTCCAAGATCCGCAAGGCCTACGACGCCGCGATCTTCAGCGAGGGCTGGGCGCTCTACTCGGAGGAGCTCATGGCGGAGCTCGGGTACTACACGCCCGAAGAGCGCCTCATGCAGCTCGAGTGGACGCTCGTCCGGGCGGCGCGCATCGTGCTCGACGTGGGCCTCCACACGAAGGGCATGTCGTTCGACGAGGCCGTGCGCTTCTTGACCGACAAGGTGCACCTCGAGCACGAGCTCGCCGTGAGCGAGGTGAAGCGGTACACGATGACGCCCACGCAGCCGCTCGCGTACCTCACCGGGAGGCAGGCCATCTTCGGCCTCCGCGAGCGGTACAAGTCTCGAGAAAAAGAGAAGTTTTCGCTGAAACGCTTCCATGCCGAGCTGCTCACCCGCGGCACGATCCCGCCCGGCCTGCTCGCGCGCGAGCTCTTCGCGGAGTGA
- a CDS encoding fatty acid desaturase family protein, which yields MAKETKDRAELAGYTQSHRAYEIGVSCVAVVLFGWLVVRLAKSPHISGFWVPLALLLGILAADFVSGFAHWAFDSWGSLDTPVLGRLAIRTFREHHVDEKAITRHDFIETNGHNIGLSAVVSTAGVLTLGAEGASSTRTFVGMCLCAMAVFVAMTSQIHKWSHQDEPSPVVRFLQRMHLILTPEHHAIHHAAPYDKNYCITMGWMNGPLRAIRFFSTLERIITALTGAIPRVDDIGEKEALAIAAKNEAPPPKSEAVSTRNP from the coding sequence ATGGCGAAAGAAACCAAAGACCGCGCCGAGCTCGCCGGGTACACCCAAAGCCACAGGGCCTACGAAATCGGGGTCTCGTGTGTCGCGGTCGTGCTCTTCGGCTGGCTCGTCGTTCGCCTGGCGAAGAGCCCTCACATCTCGGGCTTCTGGGTGCCGCTCGCGCTCCTGCTCGGGATTTTGGCGGCCGACTTCGTCTCCGGCTTCGCGCACTGGGCGTTCGACAGCTGGGGCAGCCTCGACACGCCCGTCCTGGGGCGCCTCGCGATCCGTACGTTCCGCGAGCACCACGTCGACGAGAAGGCCATCACCCGCCACGATTTCATCGAGACGAACGGCCACAACATCGGGCTCAGCGCGGTGGTCTCCACCGCCGGAGTGCTCACGCTCGGAGCCGAGGGGGCCTCGTCCACGCGCACGTTCGTCGGCATGTGCCTCTGCGCCATGGCCGTGTTCGTCGCCATGACGAGCCAGATCCACAAGTGGTCGCACCAGGACGAGCCGAGCCCGGTCGTGCGCTTCCTCCAGCGCATGCACCTCATCTTGACGCCCGAGCACCACGCCATCCACCACGCGGCGCCGTACGACAAGAACTACTGCATCACGATGGGCTGGATGAACGGCCCGCTCCGCGCGATCCGCTTCTTCTCGACGCTCGAGCGCATCATCACCGCGCTCACCGGCGCCATCCCGCGCGTCGACGACATCGGCGAAAAAGAAGCCCTCGCCATCGCAGCGAAGAACGAGGCCCCGCCCCCGAAGAGCGAGGCCGTGAGCACACGAAATCCCTAG
- a CDS encoding alpha/beta hydrolase, whose product MTVVLLHSTGTGPAMWDRIAKELSAHGHTPLALPNVGYAPASALGRGAVCRVEDQLAHLVPRLPDGPFHLVAHSLGAFLALKLLLATQERPELAYVRSRVRSLWMWEPVLFGALSAAVPEDDPYRVADPLAASSWLVTDEARAGTDVWLAPFVDYWNGPGAFAKLPEAAKDPMRALGWTMFQEVRATALDTTPFAAYRLDMPTTLAYGARSPAAARAMVDHLREGRESLVVEAHEGLSHMAPLTRPKDVAASITAHLARAEAPAPPR is encoded by the coding sequence GTGACCGTCGTCCTCCTGCACTCGACGGGCACCGGGCCCGCCATGTGGGACCGCATCGCCAAGGAGCTCTCGGCCCACGGCCACACGCCCCTCGCGCTGCCCAACGTCGGCTATGCGCCCGCCTCGGCGCTCGGGCGTGGCGCAGTGTGCCGCGTCGAGGACCAGCTCGCGCACCTCGTCCCGCGCCTGCCGGACGGGCCTTTTCACCTCGTCGCGCACTCGCTCGGTGCTTTCCTCGCGCTGAAGCTCCTCCTCGCGACCCAAGAGCGCCCGGAGCTCGCCTACGTTCGCTCGCGCGTGCGCTCGTTGTGGATGTGGGAGCCCGTGCTCTTCGGTGCGCTCTCGGCCGCCGTGCCCGAGGACGATCCCTACCGCGTCGCCGATCCGCTCGCGGCCTCCTCGTGGCTCGTCACCGACGAGGCCCGCGCCGGCACCGACGTCTGGCTCGCCCCCTTCGTCGACTATTGGAATGGCCCGGGGGCCTTCGCCAAGCTCCCGGAGGCGGCAAAAGACCCGATGCGTGCCCTCGGCTGGACCATGTTCCAAGAGGTGCGCGCCACGGCCCTCGACACGACGCCGTTCGCCGCCTACCGCCTCGACATGCCCACGACGCTCGCGTACGGCGCGCGCTCACCCGCCGCGGCCCGCGCCATGGTCGATCACCTTCGCGAGGGAAGGGAGAGCCTCGTGGTCGAGGCGCACGAGGGCCTCTCCCACATGGCGCCGCTCACCCGCCCGAAAGACGTCGCGGCCTCCATCACCGCGCACCTCGCCCGCGCCGAAGCTCCGGCTCCGCCCCGCTGA